One genomic window of Salmo salar chromosome ssa12, Ssal_v3.1, whole genome shotgun sequence includes the following:
- the LOC123725617 gene encoding chromatin modification-related protein eaf-1-like — translation MAVMIGIAFRVSWLCCLLIGGIMSSTSEGVSSPALGSNAAWLYAGSLRFLGYGNYKSPTAQMQAQQKHPAAILRQELAPMSQQPQQVWYPATELQQRKQLTAMNQQVWHPAPMPMLQKEPTAEPQQQRQPTNVLQQVWHPAHMLQQKQPTAVPQQVWHPAHILQQKQPTAVPQQVWHPAHMLQQKQPTAVPQQVWHPAHMLQQKQPTAVPQQVWHPAHMLQQKQPTAVPQQVWHRAHMLQQKQPTAVPQQVWHPAHMLQQKQPTAVPQQVWHPAHMLQQKQPTAVPQQVWHPAHMLQQKQPTAVPQQVWHPAHMLQQKQPTAVPQQVWHPAHMLQQKQPTAVPQQVWHPAHMLQEKQPTAVPQQVWHPAHMLQEKQPTAVPQQVWHPAHMLQQKQPTAVPQQVWHPAHMLPQLTAVPQQVWHPSQMPLQQKQPTAEPQQQRQPTAVPQQVWHPSQMPLQQEQPTAVPQQVWLPSQMPLQQEQPTAVPQQVWHPSQMPLQQEQPTAVPQQVWHPSQMPLQQEQPTAMPQQVWHPAHMPLQQKQPTAVPQQVWHLSQMPLQQKQPTAVPQQVWHPAHMLQQKQPTAVPQQVWHPAHMLPQLTAVPQQVWHPSQMPLQQKQPTAEPQQQRQPTAVPQQVWHPSQMPLQQKQPTAVPQQVWHPSQMPLQQKQPTAVPQQVWHPSQMPLQQKQLAPMPLLQKEPATEPLQKEPTAMPQQVLHLAQMLQKEHATNPQKVWHPAQFPQQKQLAPIPLLQKEPTPIAQQPQQVWHPAQLPKNRPATEPQQQKQPSTMPQQALLPAQMPLQQKQPAIEPQQKEPTAMPQQVLHLAQMLQKEHATNPQKVWHPAQFPQQKQLAPIPLLQKEPTPIAQQPQQVWHPAQLPKNRPATEPQQQKQPSTMPQQALLPAQMPLQQKQPAIEPQQKEPTAMPQQVLHLAQMLQKEHATNPQKVWHPAQFPQQKQLAPIPLLQKEPTTIAQQPQQVWNPAQMPKKQPATELQKQSSTTPQQALLPAQMPLQQKQLATEPQQKELTAMPQQVWYQAKMFQQQNHLAAMPQKQQASIPEQPPLVWHPAQFPQQQKELAVEPQQVWYRAKMLQQQNHLAAMPQQPPLVWHPAQIPQQKQLAVEPQQVGYPAQMPQQQLAPMSQQKHYKSTEDGASSSSQFQIGFKSHNENGKTVFSQTRYTRREAMPIDSGNAPNGTYPPLVKDPTRYHTTLIWS, via the coding sequence gTGTTTCGTCTCCTGCACTGGGTTCTAATGCAGCATGGCTCTATGCAGGCTCACTTAGGTTTCTAGGATATGGTAATTATAAGTCGCCAACAGCTCAAATGCAAGCGCAACAGAAACATCCGGCCGCCATCCTGCGGCAGGAACTGGCCCCCATGTCCCAGCAACCTCAGCAAGTGTGGTATCCAGCCACTGAGCTTCAGCAGCGGAAGCAACTGACTGCCATGAACCAGCAAGTGTGGCATCCAGCTCCAATGCCCATGCTGCAGAAGGAACCGACTGCAGAACCTCAGCAACAGAGGCAACCAACAAATGTTCTCCAGCAAGTGTGGCATCCAGCTCACATGCTGCAGCAGAAGCAACCGACTGCCGTGCCCCAGCAAGTGTGGCATCCAGCTCACATCCTGCAGCAGAAGCAACCGACTGCCGTGCCCCAGCAAGTGTGGCATCCAGCTCACATGCTGCAGCAGAAGCAACCGACTGCCGTGCCCCAGCAAGTGTGGCATCCAGCTCACATGCTGCAGCAGAAGCAACCGACTGCCGTGCCCCAGCAAGTGTGGCATCCAGCTCACATGCTGCAGCAGAAGCAACCGACTGCCGTGCCCCAGCAAGTGTGGCATCGAGCTCACATGCTGCAGCAGAAGCAACCGACTGCCGTGCCCCAGCAAGTGTGGCATCCAGCTCACATGCTGCAGCAGAAGCAACCGACTGCCGTGCCCCAGCAAGTGTGGCATCCAGCTCACATGCTGCAGCAGAAGCAACCGACTGCCGTGCCCCAGCAAGTGTGGCATCCAGCTCACATGCTGCAGCAGAAGCAACCGACTGCCGTGCCCCAGCAAGTGTGGCATCCAGCTCACATGCTGCAGCAGAAGCAACCGACTGCCGTGCCCCAGCAAGTGTGGCATCCAGCTCACATGCTGCAGCAGAAGCAACCGACTGCCGTGCCCCAGCAAGTGTGGCATCCAGCTCACATGTTGCAGGAGAAGCAACCGACTGCCGTGCCCCAGCAAGTGTGGCATCCAGCTCACATGCTGCAGGAGAAGCAACCGACTGCCGTGCCCCAGCAAGTGTGGCATCCAGCTCACATGCTGCAGCAGAAGCAACCGACTGCCGTGCCCCAGCAAGTGTGGCATCCAGCTCACATGCTGCCGCAACTGACCGCCGTGCCCCAGCAAGTGTGGCATCCTTCTCAAATGCCCCTGCAGCAGAAGCAACCTACCGCAGAACCTCAGCAGCAGAGGCAACCGACCGCCGTGCCCCAGCAAGTGTGGCATCCTTCTCAAATGCCCCTGCAGCAGGAGCAACCGACCGCCGTGCCCCAGCAAGTGTGGCTTCCTTCTCAAATGCCCCTGCAGCAGGAGCAACCGACCGCCGTGCCCCAGCAAGTGTGGCATCCTTCTCAAATGCCCCTGCAGCAGGAGCAACCGACCGCCGTGCCCCAGCAAGTGTGGCATCCTTCTCAAATGCCCCTGCAGCAGGAGCAACCGACCGCCATGCCCCAGCAAGTGTGGCATCCAGCTCACATGCCCCTGCAGCAGAAGCAACCGACTGCCGTGCCCCAGCAAGTGTGGCATCTTTCTCAAATGCCCCTGCAGCAGAAGCAACCGACTGCCGTGCCCCAGCAAGTGTGGCATCCAGCTCACATGCTGCAGCAGAAGCAACCGACTGCCGTGCCCCAGCAAGTGTGGCATCCAGCTCACATGCTGCCGCAACTGACCGCCGTGCCCCAGCAAGTGTGGCATCCTTCTCAAATGCCCCTGCAGCAGAAGCAACCTACCGCAGAACCTCAGCAGCAGAGGCAACCGACCGCCGTGCCCCAGCAAGTGTGGCATCCTTCTCAAATGCCCCTGCAGCAGAAGCAACCGACCGCCGTGCCCCAGCAAGTGTGGCATCCTTCTCAAATGCCCCTGCAGCAGAAGCAACCGACCGCCGTGCCCCAGCAAGTGTGGCATCCTTCTCAAATGCCCCTGCAGCAGAAGCAACTGGCCCCCATGCCTCTACTGCAGAAGGAACCAGCCACTGAACCTCTGCAGAAGGAACCAACCGCCATGCCCCAGCAAGTGTTACATCTAGCTCAAATGCTGCAGAAGGAACATGCCACCAATCCTCAGAAAGTGTGGCATCCAGCTCAATTTCCCCAGCAGAAGCAACTGGCCCCCATTCCGCTACTGCAGAAGGAACCTACCCCAATAGCCCAGCAACCTCAGCAGGTGTGGCATCCTGCTCAATTGCCCAAGAATCGACCAGCCACTGAACCTCAGCAGCAGAAGCAACCATCCACCATGCCCCAGCAAGCGTTGCTTCCAGCTCAAATGCCCCTGCAGCAGAAGCAACCGGCCATTGAACCTCAGCAGAAGGAACCGACCGCCATGCCCCAGCAAGTGTTACATCTAGCTCAAATGCTGCAGAAGGAACATGCCACCAATCCTCAGAAAGTGTGGCATCCAGCTCAATTTCCCCAGCAGAAGCAACTGGCCCCCATTCCGCTACTGCAGAAGGAACCTACCCCAATAGCCCAGCAACCTCAGCAGGTGTGGCATCCTGCTCAATTGCCCAAGAATCGACCAGCCACTGAACCTCAGCAGCAGAAGCAACCATCCACCATGCCCCAGCAAGCGTTGCTTCCAGCTCAAATGCCCCTGCAGCAGAAGCAACCGGCCATTGAACCTCAGCAGAAGGAACCGACCGCCATGCCCCAGCAAGTGTTACATCTAGCTCAAATGCTGCAGAAGGAACATGCCACCAATCCTCAGAAAGTGTGGCATCCAGCTCAATTTCCCCAGCAGAAGCAACTGGCCCCCATTCCGCTACTGCAGAAGGAACCTACCACCATAGCCCAGCAACCTCAGCAGGTGTGGAATCCAGCTCAAATGCCCAAGAAGCAACCAGCCACTGAATTGCAGAAGCAATCATCCACCACGCCCCAGCAAGCATTGCTTCCAGCTCAAATGCCCCTGCAGCAGAAGCAACTGGCCACTGAACCTCAACAGAAGGAACTGACTGCCATGCCCCAGCAAGTGTGGTATCAAGCTAAAATGTTCCAGCAGCAAAATCATCTGGCCGCCATGCCACAGAAGCAACAGGCCTCCATTCCTGAGCAGCCTCCGCTCGTGTGGCACCCAGCTCAATTTCCCCAGCAGCAGAAGGAACTGGCTGTCGAGCCCCAGCAAGTGTGGTATCGCGCTAAAATGCTCCAGCAGCAAAATCATCTGGCCGCCATGCCCCAGCAGCCTCCGCTCGTGTGGCATCCAGCTCAAATTCCCCAGCAGAAGCAACTGGCCGTCGAACCTCAGCAAGTGGGGTATCCAGCTCAAATGCCCCAGCAGCAACTGGCACCAATGTCTCAGCAGAAACACTACAAAAGCACTGAAGATGGTGCCTCTAGTAGCTCTCAGTTCCAAATCGGTTTCAAATCCCACAACGAGAATGGCAAAACTGTTTTCTCCCAAACCCGCTACACTCGTAGGGAGGCTATGCCAATTGACAGCGGAAATGCTCCCAATGGCACATACCCACCACTAGTAAAGGATCCTACAAGGTATCATACAACTTTAATCTGGTCTTAA